A genomic segment from Saprospiraceae bacterium encodes:
- a CDS encoding glutamate synthase subunit beta: MADPKGFMKFTRELPQTRDTKERVNDYKELYQDFPTEKTVAQASRCMDCGIPFCHSGCPLGNIIPEFNDAVYQEDWATAYDILSSTNNFPEFTGRICPAPCEAACVLGINQPPVAIEHIEKSITEVAFQKGYIRPHAPVSRTGKNIAVVGSGPAGLAAAAQLNKAGHTVTVYERNTRPGGLLRYGIPDFKLDKSVVDRRLALMEAEGIRFKVNADVGGNIDARQLLEDSDALVLCGGSTVPRDINIPGRNLKGVYFAMEFLDQNNKRVAGDDIPAAAAIMATGKNVVVIGGGDTGADCVGTSNRHKAKSVTQLEIMPMPPNEREAFTWPNWPMILRTSTSHEEGCERQWAINTKAFIGDNKGNLKGLQTVEVQWEKDEETGRYGFQEIKGSEKEIPCELVLIAAGFLHPQHEGMLEKMGITLTDRGNVKDTDYQTSIAKVFSAGDMRRGQSLVVWAIAEGREAARKVDEFLMGSSVLEVRDDSPLHMFSKIEASPIG; this comes from the coding sequence ATGGCTGATCCAAAAGGGTTTATGAAATTTACCCGCGAATTACCACAAACCAGGGATACCAAAGAAAGAGTTAACGATTATAAAGAATTATACCAGGATTTTCCAACCGAAAAAACGGTTGCTCAGGCTTCGCGCTGTATGGATTGTGGGATACCCTTTTGCCACAGTGGATGCCCGCTAGGCAATATCATCCCCGAGTTTAATGATGCCGTTTATCAGGAAGATTGGGCGACAGCTTATGATATCCTAAGCAGCACCAATAACTTTCCTGAATTTACAGGCCGAATCTGCCCCGCTCCTTGTGAAGCAGCTTGTGTCTTAGGTATCAACCAACCTCCAGTAGCCATCGAGCACATTGAAAAATCCATTACCGAGGTGGCTTTTCAAAAAGGCTATATTCGCCCGCATGCACCCGTTTCTCGAACCGGCAAAAACATTGCAGTGGTAGGATCAGGCCCTGCTGGCTTGGCTGCCGCCGCTCAATTAAATAAAGCCGGACATACCGTAACGGTATATGAACGCAATACCCGACCTGGTGGGCTTTTGCGCTACGGTATTCCCGATTTTAAACTGGATAAATCAGTCGTTGACCGCAGGTTGGCGCTGATGGAGGCAGAGGGTATCAGGTTCAAAGTAAATGCAGATGTCGGAGGCAATATTGATGCCAGGCAACTACTTGAAGATAGCGACGCCCTGGTGCTGTGCGGTGGTTCCACTGTTCCCCGGGATATTAATATTCCTGGTCGCAATTTAAAAGGGGTTTACTTCGCCATGGAATTCCTGGATCAAAACAATAAGCGGGTAGCAGGAGATGACATTCCAGCAGCAGCAGCCATTATGGCTACAGGCAAAAATGTGGTGGTCATAGGAGGAGGAGATACGGGGGCCGATTGTGTCGGCACCTCCAATAGGCACAAAGCCAAGTCAGTTACCCAGTTGGAAATAATGCCGATGCCTCCTAACGAACGCGAAGCCTTTACTTGGCCCAATTGGCCAATGATTTTGCGAACTTCTACCTCGCATGAGGAAGGCTGTGAGCGCCAATGGGCGATTAATACCAAAGCCTTTATCGGTGATAACAAAGGCAATCTAAAAGGACTTCAGACCGTAGAGGTGCAGTGGGAAAAAGATGAAGAGACGGGCCGTTATGGCTTTCAGGAGATAAAAGGCTCAGAAAAAGAAATTCCTTGCGAATTGGTGTTGATTGCTGCTGGTTTTTTACATCCTCAACATGAAGGTATGCTTGAAAAGATGGGGATAACATTGACGGATAGAGGCAACGTTAAAGATACGGATTACCAAACGTCTATTGCTAAAGTTTTTTCGGCTGGAGATATGCGCAGAGGGCAGTCACTTGTCGTTTGGGCAATAGCGGAGGGGCGGGAAGCAGCCAGGAAAGTAGACGAGTTTTTGATGGGCTCTTCGGTACTAGAGGTGAGGGATGACTCTCCACTGCATATGTTTAGCAAAATAGAGGCGAGTCCCATTGGGTAA